The segment gggagctgggagcagagaaatgctggatatgaccccaagaacaccatccccaccgggcatttctctccctccaaacacggcgagtggagttgatgccaaagagctcaattttggtctcatctgaccatatcacattctcccaagctttctctgaatcattcaggtgttcattggcaaactttagatgggcctgtacatgagccttcttgagcagagggactttgcgggcactgcaggatctcaatccattatggcgaagtgtgttactaatggttttcttggtgactgtgctcccagctcccttgagatcattgacaagctcctcccgtgtaattctgggctgacctcacctttctcagaatcattcttaccccaccaggtgagatcttgcatggagctccagagtgagggtgattgactgtgatcttgtatttcttccattttcgaatgatcgcaccaacagtggtctctttctcaccaaactTCTTGCTGAttgtcttgtagcccattccagccttgtgcaggtctacaatcttgtccctgacgtcctttgatagctctttggtcttgcccatggtggttgagagatttgaacggaagaaactgattctgtgacaggagtcttttatacagggacaggactaatttgtgtgccttttgtgcgcataaccggtctgtgggggtcagaattcttgctggttggtaggggattaaatacttatttcccttaattaaatacaaattaatttataacttttatttaatgtttttttctggattttttgttgatattctgtctctctctgttaaaataaactttccataaaaattatagactgttcaagtctttgtaagggggtaaacttacaaaatcagcaggggatcaaatacttatttcccccactgtatacatgTGCTATTGTGCCACCTTACTGTATAAATGTTAAGTCCTATTAGAACAGTATGTGTAAAAAATGACATTTGTTAAGATATACACAGAGACTTGgtaataaaaaaagtattaataaaTAGTCTAGTCCTAAACAAGGACAGGTTTATGCTCACCACTTTGCTAAATAAATGTGTCAGCAACAGTAAAAAAACATTGCTTAATGATTGAGTGTATTTTATCCTTTACGGTGCACAATATTATCAAAAGATTCAGGGTATTCAATGGAAACACATACAAATCTCTGACCATAATCTTTGTTCTATCAGACATCACTgcatttaaaatctacattcttcTGTGAAGGATATCAGCACATAATTTGACCAGTgtgggtgctagactggcctacCTGCTGTCTAGATCTTTCTCCCATTGAGAAAATTCAAGGAGCTGAATCAATACAAggacaattattatttatttatttattttaattacttatttttttctgtttgggcATGCCATTGCCAATGGACCACAAAGCAAATCTCTAAAAAATGTTTGGTATGCTATTTGACTGACCTGCTCTGTTTTGCTGACCTGAACCCTATTTGACTCATTTGGGCTGAATTGAGACACTGTAAGCTATAATGATAACCCAACATAAGCAAGGCAAGCCTTTCAGATAAGTGGATGTTGTTagaaaagcaaataaaacatgaggGCTGTGTCGCTATAGTGCTAATAGCTCAGTGAGTGGTTTGACCACAGCCCCTAGCACTGTTGCTCTCCCCAGTCCACTGCTTTTCTCCAGTACTTTTACCCTTAGAGAGAAATCCTGCAGTCCTAGCTCCTGTCCTTCCGGCTTTGTAAAGAAGAAGTCCTCATTAAACACTGGGTTGCGACAGTTCCTAATTATGGCACTATGCTGACGTTGTAGCTTGCCTGGGCTCAGGCACAAGTTAAGCCCACAGTGAAGGGGTCTGGGGTCACCGGGTTCACGCATGTCCTCCACCGAGATAACGCGGATTCGGATGGTGACTTGATCTCTGGTCACACTACAGGCAGAGAGACGAATACATCCTCTGTGTGGAAAAAGGAGAACATGCTCGCTATGGAGTTGCTCCTGACAGTGCAGCATGTCCACTGGGAACTGTAGGGGTGGGGCTAGGGTTGATGAGGTAACTTTATCAACATGATTTGCCTTTGTAATACTTTCAGACTTAATTCTGGAGCTCTGTGGAACTTCTTTTTGAAGAGACTCATTGGATGTTGAACATGACAAGAAGCCTTTATCATGCTTGCTCCTGATTGTAGGTGGCGAGCTGTATGGAGAGGAGTCAGCAGATAAACTGGTGTCACTTTCCAAACTTTTCACCTTTAGCACTGTTATGGAGGGCAGTCTTGGCACCTCCCTTTTGGTTATGTGTTTCAGCTTGTAGTTGGAAAATGTTGAATGAAACAGTGACTCCTTGCGCCGTGTGTTTGGACTCTCAGAAAATCCAGACTCATAACTTTTTAATGAAAATGGAATTGATTTTTTTGGACATAATTGCACCATGATATCCTTGTTCTTAGCATTGCTTTTTATTACTGTAGTCATGTTAGGTTTTGGTAGGAAGTTCTGGCTGCAGTTGGCTTCATTTTCACAGAGGTAATTAGTAACAATGTTCTCCACTGCCTCAAGAGAGCGTCTGCTTAGCCTAGGAGGCAGGAAAAAGTCTGGGATTTTGTCTGGAGTCAGGACGTTGCTGTGAAGTTTGTTGAGTAGGTTTGCCTTAGCTGAGATATCCACAGAGCTCTTACCTACCAGTCGACTGATCTCCACTGGCAGGCTCTCAGCTCTGTCTTGGACTTTTTGAAGGATCCACATCACCTCTAGTAGCAATTCAAAATCTGTGAACAAAAAAGAGAATATTTTCAGCAGTTCTTGATTTCACAATGCCTGTAttgcagttatttattttagctcTGATTTTCACCTCATGACACCCATATTAGTATTTGATGGATGCAAATTAATGTGAATGTTCCTGAATCCAATTTACAACAGGTTGCTTGGCTTCACAAATGTCGCtacaatgcttttttaacaGCTTCTCACAGGTTCTACACCAGCACTGATTTTTGTTACTTCATGATTCCCAAATATTAGTCACTGTTGGATGCTCCTGCTTCAAATTAAAAGCTGATTGCTTCTTTATTTACATGCCTGATTTTCTTTTATAGATATTCATGATTTATGATGTTTTGTGCCAGTAGATGTGTTTCTTATTTTTAAGAATGGGTTGTGGCAGACCCTTGGTAGCTATATCAAAACTGCAGATTTAAAATAGCTGTCAACAGGTCAAAGCCTTTTTCAAACACATTAAGACAAAAAAGTCCCAACTATGATTATTGATTTTCTCTCataatttatactgtacatcaaaACAACAACTGAAACAATACAAACTTCTATTTTTcagttaaaaatttaaaacaataaaaaagtatatCCCTGCATTGTCAATGCAATATCATAAGTTCACATGCTTTGGTTCTTACCTCCTTGATGACTTTTTGAGTAGGTGAAATTCTCACAGCTGGGAAACGTTCTGCATCTTACTTTGGACGTATTTATGTTCTAGTAGACCTGCACATCCTGCTGTATTAGATCCATGTTAGCCAATCACATGTCTCCCAATTCCTGCCCCCTCTTAGTAGGGACCATCCTTTTAATCTAGCTGCCCTACTGACAGGTTATGGACTGGGCTGATCAGCTAAAAGGTTAAACTGGGTTATTCTAGGGAAAAAAATCACATCTATCTGCAGGGCAAACAGACATCTGAGTAACATCAAAACGCTTTTTTAATCCATCTCTTTGTCTCTTTTGGTTAAAGGCCAT is part of the Trichomycterus rosablanca isolate fTriRos1 chromosome 7, fTriRos1.hap1, whole genome shotgun sequence genome and harbors:
- the LOC134317893 gene encoding C2 calcium-dependent domain-containing protein 4C, which gives rise to MWILQKVQDRAESLPVEISRLVGKSSVDISAKANLLNKLHSNVLTPDKIPDFFLPPRLSRRSLEAVENIVTNYLCENEANCSQNFLPKPNMTTVIKSNAKNKDIMVQLCPKKSIPFSLKSYESGFSESPNTRRKESLFHSTFSNYKLKHITKREVPRLPSITVLKVKSLESDTSLSADSSPYSSPPTIRSKHDKGFLSCSTSNESLQKEVPQSSRIKSESITKANHVDKVTSSTLAPPLQFPVDMLHCQEQLHSEHVLLFPHRGCIRLSACSVTRDQVTIRIRVISVEDMREPGDPRPLHCGLNLCLSPGKLQRQHSAIIRNCRNPVFNEDFFFTKPEGQELGLQDFSLRVKVLEKSSGLGRATVLGAVVKPLTELLAL